Proteins from a genomic interval of Streptococcus oralis:
- a CDS encoding plasmid replication protein: MSEDLKTIKELADELSVTKQNIQYHYQRLPKELQLKSSNGSNLINSKAEKIILGKVESSSKSNTKDQQISSKDQQIEKLTNLLDQ; this comes from the coding sequence ATGAGTGAAGACTTAAAAACGATCAAAGAGCTGGCGGATGAGTTGAGTGTTACAAAACAAAATATTCAATATCACTACCAAAGGTTACCAAAAGAATTACAGCTTAAAAGTTCCAATGGGTCTAATCTAATAAATTCTAAAGCAGAAAAAATAATTTTAGGTAAAGTAGAAAGTAGTAGCAAATCAAATACCAAAGACCAACAAATAAGTAGCAAAGACCAACAAATAGAAAAACTAACTAATTTGTTAGACCAGTAA
- a CDS encoding IS6 family transposase yields MNHFKGKQFQQDIIIVAVGYYLRYNLSYREVQELLYDRGINVCHTTIYRWVQEYSKILYHLWKKKNKQSFYSWKMDETYIKIKGRWHYLYQAIDADGLTLDIWLRKKRRADDNSYKLEDTAYQEDKARKAETEDKLAIEAMKSKYTTLLLENMLLSPFEMQDTKIMAGLQVHVYPLYDELKELRGLNSVKDHLSYVASRREEYSKHNIARYLKKAIEQYLPTVKRQDLNHE; encoded by the coding sequence ATGAATCATTTTAAAGGCAAACAATTCCAACAAGACATCATCATTGTCGCTGTTGGTTATTACCTACGTTACAATCTGAGCTATCGTGAAGTTCAGGAATTGCTTTATGACCGTGGAATAAATGTTTGTCACACTACGATTTATCGGTGGGTTCAAGAATACAGTAAAATCCTCTATCATCTCTGGAAAAAGAAAAATAAACAGTCCTTCTATTCGTGGAAAATGGATGAAACCTATATCAAAATTAAGGGGCGTTGGCATTATCTCTATCAAGCGATTGATGCGGACGGTTTAACATTGGATATCTGGTTACGAAAGAAACGTCGAGCAGACGATAACAGCTATAAGTTAGAAGATACCGCCTATCAAGAAGATAAAGCACGCAAAGCAGAAACCGAAGATAAGCTAGCTATTGAAGCAATGAAAAGCAAGTACACCACGCTATTGCTAGAAAATATGTTGCTAAGTCCGTTTGAAATGCAAGATACAAAAATCATGGCAGGATTGCAAGTCCATGTTTACCCCCTCTATGACGAACTGAAAGAATTAAGAGGGCTAAATAGTGTCAAAGACCACTTGTCTTATGTTGCCAGCAGACGTGAAGAATATTCTAAGCATAATATCGCACGCTACCTCAAAAAAGCCATTGAACAATATCTACCAACGGTTAAAAGGCAGGACTTAAACCATGAGTGA
- a CDS encoding TetR/AcrR family transcriptional regulator translates to MPKRDRRVNKTKKAIYQAFLQLLNDKGYDTTTVQDIIDLADVGRSTFYCHYESKELLLDELCRYLFHHLFEREGHFTTEDYLAHIFLHFQKNQDHVTSLLFSKNDYFLRQLHKELEHHVYPMVADDLQEAYPNIPASYLKHFVVTNFIETLTWWLKKGKSYTEDQVVRFYLDVIEMTSTKSLEI, encoded by the coding sequence ATGCCAAAAAGAGACCGTCGAGTCAACAAGACTAAAAAAGCCATCTATCAAGCTTTTTTACAACTTTTGAACGACAAAGGCTATGATACCACTACTGTTCAGGATATCATTGACCTAGCAGATGTTGGACGTTCTACTTTTTACTGTCACTACGAGAGTAAGGAACTCCTTTTAGATGAGCTCTGTCGCTACCTCTTTCATCATCTCTTTGAAAGAGAAGGACACTTTACTACCGAGGACTACCTCGCACATATCTTTTTACATTTTCAGAAAAACCAGGACCATGTCACCAGTCTCCTTTTTTCCAAAAACGACTACTTCCTCCGCCAACTACACAAGGAACTCGAACACCACGTTTATCCCATGGTGGCGGATGACTTGCAAGAGGCCTATCCGAACATACCGGCTTCCTACCTCAAACATTTTGTAGTAACCAATTTTATCGAAACACTGACCTGGTGGCTAAAAAAAGGAAAATCATATACCGAAGACCAAGTAGTGAGATTTTACTTAGATGTGATTGAGATGACTTCTACAAAATCACTCGAGATTTAA
- a CDS encoding cation diffusion facilitator family transporter yields MSSKTSIWLAFFLNLSYAIVEFIAGGIFGSSAVLADSVHDLGDAIAIGISALLETISNREEDRQYTLGYKRFSLLGAMLTAVILMIGSVLVILENVTKIAHPQPVNEEGILWLGIIAVTINVLASLVVRKGKTKNESILSLHFLEDTLGWLAVILMAIILRFTDWYILDPLLSLVISIFILSKAIPRFWSALKIFLDAVPEGVETSDLEKDLEALPNVKSINQLSIWSMDGLENNAIVHICIKDWEQMMETKEVLRQFLEERGVQNITIEVDSSQSNHAQHRRKVRELEQKHGHHH; encoded by the coding sequence ATGAGTTCTAAAACATCTATCTGGCTAGCTTTTTTCTTAAATTTAAGCTATGCGATTGTTGAATTTATCGCTGGAGGAATCTTTGGTTCAAGTGCAGTTCTTGCTGATTCTGTTCATGACCTGGGGGATGCTATAGCCATTGGCATCTCAGCCCTTTTAGAAACGATTTCAAACCGTGAAGAAGATAGGCAGTACACCTTGGGTTACAAACGTTTTAGCCTTTTAGGGGCCATGTTAACGGCTGTGATTCTTATGATAGGGTCTGTCCTAGTGATCTTGGAAAATGTCACAAAGATCGCTCACCCACAACCTGTCAATGAGGAGGGCATCCTCTGGCTGGGAATCATTGCAGTAACCATTAATGTGCTAGCAAGTCTGGTAGTTCGTAAAGGAAAGACAAAGAACGAGTCAATTCTTAGCTTGCATTTTTTGGAAGACACTCTTGGTTGGTTGGCTGTCATTCTAATGGCGATTATCCTCCGATTTACAGATTGGTATATCCTTGATCCACTTTTATCTCTGGTTATTTCTATCTTTATTCTGTCGAAAGCCATTCCTCGCTTTTGGAGCGCACTGAAAATTTTCCTAGATGCTGTGCCAGAAGGAGTCGAGACAAGTGATTTGGAGAAGGATTTAGAGGCTCTACCCAATGTCAAAAGTATCAATCAACTTAGTATTTGGTCCATGGACGGTCTAGAGAACAATGCTATTGTTCACATTTGTATCAAGGACTGGGAACAGATGATGGAGACCAAAGAAGTGTTGCGTCAATTTTTAGAAGAAAGAGGCGTGCAGAATATTACTATTGAAGTAGATAGCAGTCAAAGCAATCATGCGCAACATAGACGGAAGGTGAGAGAATTAGAGCAGAAGCATGGGCATCATCATTAG
- the galR gene encoding DNA-binding transcriptional regulator GalR, translating into MATLKDIAQLASVSIATVSRVLNRDQSLSVTEETRHRILTVAEELGYTKHLKTGESHKPKQKIAIIQWVSEQGELDDLYYYQIRLGIEKRAQELDYDILRYFNDHPFTLSEEVIGILCIGKFSRAQISAFEEYQKPLVFIDSDTLSLGHTCIITDFYTAVKQVVDHFLSQGLDRIGILTGLEETTDQEEIIQDKRLENFKDITQANGIYHEELVFQGSFTAQYGYDLMKEAIHKLGDKLPPAFFAASDSLAIGALRALQEAGISLPDRVSLISFNDTSLTKQVYPPLSSVTVYTEEMGRAGMDILNKEVLHGRKIPSLTMLGTRLTLRESTRNE; encoded by the coding sequence ATGGCTACCTTAAAAGACATCGCACAGCTAGCCTCTGTCTCTATCGCGACCGTATCCCGTGTCCTCAATCGCGACCAGAGTCTATCTGTTACAGAAGAAACCAGACACCGTATTTTAACTGTCGCTGAAGAGCTGGGCTATACCAAGCATCTAAAGACAGGCGAATCCCACAAACCCAAGCAAAAGATTGCCATTATCCAATGGGTCAGCGAACAAGGGGAGTTGGACGACCTTTACTACTATCAGATTCGTCTCGGTATTGAAAAAAGAGCCCAAGAGTTGGACTATGACATCTTGCGCTATTTTAATGACCATCCTTTTACCCTGAGCGAGGAAGTGATTGGCATTCTCTGTATCGGAAAGTTCAGCCGGGCTCAGATTTCTGCCTTTGAAGAATACCAAAAGCCTTTAGTCTTTATAGACAGTGATACCCTCTCACTAGGTCATACCTGTATTATCACCGACTTTTACACTGCTGTGAAACAAGTTGTCGATCACTTCCTCAGCCAAGGGCTAGATCGTATCGGGATTCTCACAGGCCTTGAAGAAACAACCGACCAAGAAGAAATAATCCAGGATAAGCGGCTAGAAAATTTCAAAGACATTACCCAAGCAAATGGAATCTACCATGAAGAACTGGTCTTTCAAGGGAGCTTTACTGCCCAGTATGGATATGACTTGATGAAGGAGGCCATTCACAAGTTGGGGGATAAACTCCCTCCAGCCTTTTTCGCTGCCAGCGATAGTTTAGCCATCGGCGCCCTCCGTGCCCTCCAAGAAGCTGGAATCAGCCTACCAGACCGCGTCAGCCTCATTTCTTTTAACGACACTAGCCTGACCAAGCAGGTCTATCCTCCCCTTTCTAGCGTCACCGTCTATACCGAGGAAATGGGGCGAGCAGGTATGGATATTCTTAACAAGGAAGTTCTCCACGGTCGCAAAATCCCTAGCTTAACCATGCTGGGAACCAGACTGACTTTGAGAGAAAGTACAAGGAATGAATAG
- a CDS encoding galactokinase, which translates to MTQHLTAEALRKDFLAVFGQEADQTFFSPGRINLIGEHTDYNGGHVFPAAISLGTYGAARKRDDQVLRFYSANFEDNGIIEVPLADLKFEKEHSWTNYPKGVLYFLQEAEHVIDKGFDFYVYGNIPNGAGLSSSASLELLTGVVAEHLFGLKLDRLDLVKIGKQTENNFIGVNSGIMDQFAIGMGADQRAIYLDTNTLEYDLVPLDLKDNVVVIMNTNKRRELADSKYNERRAECEKAVEELQAALDIQTLGELDEWAFDQYSYLIKDENRLKRARHAVLENQRTLKAQAALQAGDLETFGRLMNASHVSLEHDYEVTGLELDTLVHTAWNQEGVLGARMTGAGFGGCAIALVQKDAVETFKEAVGKHYEEVVGYAPSFYIAEVAGGTRVLD; encoded by the coding sequence ATGACACAACATCTTACTGCTGAAGCCCTTCGCAAAGACTTTCTTGCCGTTTTTGGTCAAGAAGCAGACCAAACTTTCTTTTCACCAGGTCGTATCAATCTGATTGGTGAACACACAGACTACAACGGTGGGCACGTTTTTCCGGCGGCTATTTCCTTGGGAACTTATGGGGCGGCTCGCAAGCGTGACGACCAAGTTTTGCGTTTCTACTCAGCCAACTTTGAGGACAATGGTATCATCGAAGTGCCTCTTGCTGACCTCAAATTTGAAAAAGAGCACAGCTGGACCAACTATCCAAAAGGGGTTCTTTATTTCTTGCAAGAAGCTGAACATGTGATTGACAAAGGGTTTGATTTTTATGTTTATGGGAATATCCCAAATGGTGCAGGCTTGTCTTCATCAGCATCTTTGGAACTTTTGACAGGGGTTGTGGCAGAGCATCTCTTTGGTTTAAAACTGGACCGTTTGGATTTGGTTAAAATCGGAAAACAAACAGAAAACAACTTTATCGGAGTCAACTCTGGTATCATGGACCAGTTTGCCATCGGTATGGGAGCTGACCAACGTGCTATTTACCTAGATACCAACACCTTGGAGTACGACTTGGTGCCACTTGATTTGAAGGACAATGTTGTTGTTATCATGAACACCAATAAACGTCGTGAACTAGCAGACTCTAAGTACAATGAACGCCGTGCTGAGTGTGAAAAAGCAGTGGAAGAATTGCAAGCTGCCTTAGATATTCAGACCTTGGGTGAATTGGACGAGTGGGCCTTTGACCAATACAGCTATCTGATTAAAGACGAAAATCGTTTGAAACGTGCACGCCATGCTGTGCTTGAAAACCAACGTACCCTTAAAGCTCAAGCAGCTCTTCAAGCAGGTGATTTGGAAACATTTGGTCGCTTGATGAATGCTTCTCACGTCTCTCTAGAACATGACTATGAAGTAACTGGCTTGGAATTGGATACTCTTGTTCACACAGCTTGGAATCAAGAAGGTGTTCTTGGTGCTCGTATGACAGGGGCAGGTTTTGGTGGCTGTGCCATTGCCTTGGTGCAAAAAGACGCTGTTGAGACCTTTAAGGAAGCTGTTGGCAAGCACTACGAGGAAGTCGTTGGATACGCTCCAAGCTTCTATATCGCTGAAGTTGCAGGTGGCACTCGCGTCCTTGACTAG
- a CDS encoding UDP-glucose--hexose-1-phosphate uridylyltransferase: MTLVDKFVTHVIAESSFEEMDRIYLTNRILARVGEGILEVETDLDKVIDLKDQLVEEAVRLETIEDSQTAREILGAELMDLVTPCPSQVNRDFWATYAHSPEQAIADFYQLSQKNDYIKLKAIAKNIAYRVPSDYGELEITINLSKPEKDPKEIAAAKLVQASNYPQCQLCLENEGYHGRVNHPARSNHRIIRFEMAGQEWGFQYSPYAYFNEHCIFLDGQHRPMAISRQSFERLLAIVEQFPGYFAGSNADLPIVGGSILTHDHYQGGRHVFPMELAPLQKTFRFAGFEQVKAGIVKWPMSVLRLTSYSKEDLINLADKILQEWRQYSDPSVQVLAESNGTPHHTITPIARKRDGQFELDLVLRDNQTSSEHPDGIYHPHKDVQHIKKENIGLIEVMGLAILPPRLKAEVEQVASYLVEEEVSVADYHQKWADQLKVQHPDLKDKEKALEIVKDSVGAIFARVLEDAGVYKQTEQGQAAFMRFVEQVGILPD, from the coding sequence GTGACCTTAGTAGATAAATTTGTAACACACGTTATTGCTGAAAGTTCATTTGAGGAAATGGATCGAATCTACCTGACCAATCGTATTTTGGCACGAGTGGGCGAAGGTATTTTGGAAGTTGAGACGGATCTGGATAAAGTGATTGACCTTAAGGACCAGCTGGTCGAGGAAGCGGTTCGTTTAGAGACGATTGAAGATAGTCAGACTGCGCGTGAAATCCTAGGTGCTGAACTGATGGACTTGGTGACCCCTTGTCCAAGTCAGGTCAATCGTGACTTCTGGGCAACCTATGCTCACTCTCCTGAGCAGGCGATAGCAGATTTTTATCAACTCAGCCAGAAAAATGACTACATCAAGCTTAAGGCCATTGCTAAAAATATTGCTTATCGTGTGCCGTCTGATTACGGAGAACTTGAGATTACCATCAATCTGTCTAAACCTGAAAAGGATCCGAAAGAGATTGCGGCGGCCAAGTTGGTACAAGCTAGCAATTATCCCCAGTGTCAGCTTTGTCTAGAGAACGAAGGCTACCATGGTCGGGTTAACCATCCAGCTCGCAGCAATCACCGCATTATCCGTTTCGAAATGGCGGGTCAGGAGTGGGGCTTCCAGTATTCACCCTATGCTTATTTTAATGAGCACTGTATCTTCTTAGATGGTCAGCATCGTCCCATGGCTATCAGCCGTCAGAGCTTTGAGCGTCTGCTGGCGATCGTAGAGCAGTTTCCAGGCTATTTTGCAGGCTCTAATGCCGACTTGCCAATCGTAGGGGGCTCTATTCTCACCCATGACCACTATCAGGGAGGCCGTCACGTATTTCCTATGGAATTGGCTCCTTTGCAAAAGACTTTCCGATTTGCTGGTTTTGAGCAGGTCAAGGCTGGGATTGTCAAGTGGCCTATGTCAGTGCTACGTTTGACCTCGTATTCAAAAGAAGATTTGATCAACTTGGCTGATAAGATTTTGCAGGAATGGCGACAGTATTCAGATCCAAGTGTGCAAGTATTGGCAGAAAGTAATGGAACACCACACCATACCATTACACCGATTGCCCGTAAACGCGATGGACAGTTTGAATTGGACTTGGTCTTGCGGGACAATCAGACATCGTCAGAGCATCCTGACGGTATCTATCATCCCCACAAGGATGTCCAACATATCAAGAAGGAAAATATCGGCTTGATTGAGGTCATGGGCTTGGCAATCTTACCACCTCGTTTGAAAGCAGAAGTGGAGCAAGTCGCTAGCTACCTCGTAGAAGAAGAAGTCTCAGTTGCCGACTATCATCAGAAATGGGCAGACCAGCTCAAAGTCCAACATCCAGACCTAAAAGATAAAGAAAAAGCCCTTGAAATCGTCAAGGACTCTGTAGGCGCTATCTTTGCGCGTGTTCTGGAAGACGCAGGGGTTTACAAGCAGACGGAACAAGGACAGGCAGCCTTTATGCGCTTTGTAGAACAGGTCGGAATTTTGCCAGACTAG
- a CDS encoding PaaI family thioesterase, protein MKDLHFDAISAFENYEIEKMRDGHVVVTTKVVDSSLNYYGNAHGGYLFTLCDQISGLVVISLGLDGVTLQSSINYLKAGKLDDVLTIKGECIHHGRTTCVVDVDITNQEGRNVCKATFTMFVTGQRSEERQVRI, encoded by the coding sequence ATGAAAGATTTGCATTTTGACGCTATATCTGCCTTTGAAAATTACGAAATAGAAAAAATGAGAGATGGTCATGTTGTGGTGACGACAAAAGTAGTGGACTCGTCGCTCAACTACTATGGCAATGCCCATGGTGGCTATCTCTTTACCCTTTGTGACCAGATTAGTGGTTTGGTGGTTATCTCGCTGGGGCTAGATGGAGTGACGCTCCAATCCTCTATCAACTACCTCAAGGCAGGAAAACTCGACGATGTGCTGACCATTAAAGGAGAATGTATCCATCATGGACGCACAACCTGTGTCGTGGATGTCGATATCACCAATCAAGAAGGCAGAAATGTCTGCAAAGCCACCTTTACCATGTTTGTCACAGGACAAAGGTCAGAAGAAAGACAGGTAAGGATATAA
- a CDS encoding nucleobase:cation symporter-2 family protein, whose product MQKQEKHSQAAVLGLQHLLAMYSGSILVPIMIATALGYSAEQLTYLISTDIFMCGVATFLQLQLNKYFGIGLPVVLGVAFQSVAPLIMIGQSHGSGAMFGALIVSGIYVVLISGIFSKVANLFPSIVTGSVITTIGLTLIPVAIGNMGNNVPEPTGQSLLLAAITVLIILLINIFAKGFIKSISILIGLVVGTAIAATMGLVDFSPVAAAPLVHVPTPLYFGVPTFEISSIVMMCIIATVSMVESTGVYLALSDITNDPIDSTRLRNGYRAEGLAVLLGGIFNTFPYTGFSQNVGLVKLSGIKTRLPIYYAAGFLVLLGLLPKFGALAQIIPSPVLGGAMLVMFGFVSLQGMQILARVDFANNEHNFLIAAVSIAAGVGLNNSNLFVSMPTAFQMFFSNGIVVASILAIVLNAVLNRKKK is encoded by the coding sequence ATGCAAAAACAAGAAAAACACTCGCAAGCAGCCGTTCTTGGCTTGCAGCACTTACTAGCCATGTACTCAGGTTCTATCCTGGTTCCCATCATGATTGCGACAGCTCTTGGCTATTCGGCTGAGCAGTTGACCTACCTAATCTCCACAGATATCTTCATGTGTGGGGTGGCCACCTTCCTTCAACTCCAACTCAACAAATACTTTGGGATTGGACTACCAGTCGTTCTCGGAGTTGCCTTCCAATCCGTCGCTCCTTTAATTATGATTGGACAAAGTCACGGTAGCGGAGCTATGTTTGGTGCCCTTATCGTTTCTGGGATTTATGTAGTTCTGATTTCAGGCATTTTCTCAAAAGTTGCCAATCTCTTCCCATCTATCGTAACAGGCTCTGTCATTACCACGATTGGATTGACCCTGATTCCTGTCGCTATTGGAAATATGGGAAATAACGTCCCAGAACCAACTGGGCAAAGTCTTTTGCTTGCAGCCATCACTGTTCTAATCATCCTCTTGATCAACATCTTTGCCAAAGGATTTATCAAGTCTATCTCCATTTTGATTGGTCTGGTTGTTGGAACTGCCATTGCTGCTACCATGGGCTTGGTTGATTTCTCCCCTGTTGCAGCAGCACCGCTTGTCCATGTCCCAACTCCCCTCTACTTTGGGGTGCCAACCTTTGAAATCTCCTCTATTGTCATGATGTGTATCATCGCAACGGTGTCTATGGTTGAATCCACTGGTGTTTACCTGGCCTTGTCTGATATTACCAATGACCCAATTGACAGCACGCGTCTACGCAACGGTTATCGTGCAGAAGGTCTGGCCGTACTTCTAGGAGGAATCTTTAACACCTTCCCTTACACAGGATTTTCACAAAACGTTGGCTTGGTCAAATTGTCAGGTATCAAGACCCGTCTTCCAATCTACTACGCAGCTGGTTTCCTAGTTCTCCTTGGACTCCTTCCTAAGTTTGGCGCCCTCGCCCAAATCATTCCAAGCCCTGTCCTTGGAGGGGCCATGCTGGTGATGTTTGGTTTTGTTTCCCTTCAAGGGATGCAAATCCTCGCCCGTGTTGACTTTGCTAACAATGAACACAACTTCCTTATCGCAGCTGTTTCCATCGCTGCTGGTGTAGGTCTAAATAACAGTAATCTCTTCGTCAGCATGCCGACAGCTTTCCAAATGTTCTTCTCAAACGGAATCGTCGTAGCCAGCATACTGGCCATTGTCCTCAATGCAGTATTAAACAGGAAGAAGAAATAA
- a CDS encoding xanthine phosphoribosyltransferase — protein sequence MKLLEERILEDGHILGDNILKVDSFLTHQVDYSLMREIGKIFAEKFASAGITKVVTIEASGIAPAVFTAEALDVPMIFAKKAKNITMNEGILTAQVYSFTKQVTSTVSIAGKFLSPEDKVLIIDDFLANGQAAKGLIQIIEQAGAKVEAIGIVIEKSFQDGRDLLEKAGYPVLSLARLDRFENGQVVFKEADL from the coding sequence ATGAAATTATTAGAAGAGCGCATCCTTGAGGATGGGCATATCTTGGGTGACAACATCCTCAAGGTGGATTCCTTTTTAACTCACCAAGTTGACTATAGCTTGATGCGAGAGATTGGTAAGATTTTTGCGGAAAAATTCGCTTCTGCTGGCATTACCAAGGTCGTGACCATTGAAGCGTCAGGCATTGCACCAGCCGTTTTTACTGCCGAAGCCTTAGATGTCCCTATGATTTTCGCCAAGAAAGCTAAAAACATCACCATGAACGAAGGCATCTTAACCGCCCAAGTCTACTCCTTTACCAAGCAGGTGACAAGCACCGTTTCCATCGCTGGAAAATTCCTCTCACCAGAGGACAAGGTCTTGATTATCGATGATTTCCTAGCAAATGGACAAGCTGCCAAAGGCTTGATCCAAATCATCGAACAAGCCGGAGCAAAAGTTGAAGCGATTGGTATTGTGATTGAAAAATCTTTCCAAGATGGTCGTGATTTGCTTGAAAAAGCAGGATATCCCGTCCTATCACTGGCCCGTTTGGATCGTTTTGAAAATGGTCAGGTCGTATTTAAGGAGGCAGATCTCTAA
- a CDS encoding bleomycin resistance protein produces the protein MDYQAVIPEFVVSDLEKSRHFYCDLLGFSVEYERPEEKFLFLSLEDCQLMLEEGSTEELAQLTYPFGRGVNISFGIEDVPQLHQKLLEADYPIHRPLTKREFRVGDHYIYPHEFAVLDPDGYFIRFSE, from the coding sequence ATGGACTATCAAGCTGTCATTCCTGAATTTGTAGTATCTGACCTCGAAAAGTCACGCCACTTCTACTGCGACTTGCTGGGATTTTCTGTCGAATACGAGCGTCCAGAGGAGAAATTTCTCTTCCTCTCGCTTGAAGACTGCCAACTTATGCTAGAAGAAGGCAGCACAGAAGAATTAGCCCAACTAACCTATCCTTTCGGGCGCGGTGTCAATATTTCCTTTGGCATTGAAGATGTCCCTCAGCTCCACCAAAAACTGCTGGAAGCTGACTATCCTATCCATCGTCCGCTGACCAAAAGAGAATTTCGTGTTGGGGATCACTATATCTATCCTCATGAATTTGCCGTTTTGGATCCAGATGGCTATTTTATAAGATTCAGCGAGTAA
- a CDS encoding exodeoxyribonuclease III has translation MKLISWNIDSLNAALTSDSARAKLSQEVLQTLVAENADIIAIQETKLSSKGPTKKHLEILEELFPGYENTWRSSQEPARKGYAGTMFLYKKELTPTISFPEIGAPSTMDLEGRIITLEFDAFFVSQVYTPNAGDGLKRLEERQIWDVKYAEYLAQLDKEKPVLATGDYNVAHKEIDLANPASNRRSPGFTDEERAGFTNLLATGFTDTFRHIHGDVSERYTWWAQRSKTSKINNTGWRIDYWLTSNRVADKVTKSDMIDSGARQDHTPIVMEIEL, from the coding sequence ATGAAACTCATCTCATGGAATATTGATTCCCTCAATGCAGCCCTAACGAGTGACTCAGCTCGTGCAAAATTGTCCCAAGAAGTCCTACAAACCTTGGTCGCTGAAAATGCTGATATCATCGCTATCCAAGAAACCAAGCTTTCTTCAAAAGGGCCTACAAAAAAACACTTGGAAATTTTAGAAGAACTCTTCCCAGGTTATGAAAACACTTGGCGTTCCTCTCAAGAACCTGCTCGCAAAGGCTACGCTGGAACCATGTTCCTTTATAAGAAAGAACTCACACCAACGATTAGCTTCCCAGAAATCGGTGCTCCTTCTACCATGGATTTGGAAGGCCGCATCATCACCTTGGAATTTGATGCATTTTTCGTGAGCCAAGTATACACACCAAACGCTGGAGACGGTCTCAAACGCTTGGAAGAACGCCAAATCTGGGATGTCAAATATGCTGAGTATTTGGCTCAACTTGACAAAGAAAAACCAGTCCTTGCGACTGGAGACTACAACGTAGCTCACAAGGAAATCGACCTTGCAAATCCTGCCAGCAATCGCCGTTCACCTGGATTTACCGACGAGGAACGCGCTGGATTTACCAACCTCTTGGCAACTGGATTTACCGATACCTTCCGCCATATTCACGGTGATGTCTCAGAGCGTTATACTTGGTGGGCGCAACGCAGCAAGACTTCTAAAATCAACAATACAGGCTGGAGAATCGACTACTGGCTCACTAGCAACCGCGTGGCTGACAAGGTGACCAAGTCTGACATGATTGACTCAGGTGCGCGTCAAGACCATACGCCCATTGTCATGGAGATTGAACTCTAA
- a CDS encoding DUF3290 family protein, producing MKFYSYDYVLSQIGQQNGIMIGLGIVLLAVTGFLAFKAYHDKKGTKFRELVMISALTLLALLLVSITTYQNNQVSNNKFQASLHFIELVSKELGVDKSEVYVNTSADTDGALIKVGDRYYRALNGSEPDKYLLEKVELYKTDAIELVEVNK from the coding sequence ATGAAATTCTATTCTTATGACTATGTCCTCAGCCAAATTGGTCAGCAAAATGGTATCATGATTGGTTTAGGGATTGTCCTATTAGCTGTGACAGGATTTTTAGCTTTCAAGGCTTATCATGATAAAAAGGGGACCAAATTTCGTGAGTTGGTCATGATTTCAGCTTTGACCTTATTAGCTCTCCTTTTGGTCAGCATCACGACTTATCAAAACAATCAAGTTTCTAACAATAAATTTCAAGCTTCACTTCATTTCATCGAGCTTGTTTCCAAAGAATTGGGAGTAGACAAGTCAGAAGTCTATGTCAATACTTCTGCCGACACTGATGGCGCACTTATCAAGGTCGGAGATCGCTATTACCGTGCCTTGAACGGAAGTGAGCCAGACAAGTACCTGCTAGAGAAAGTCGAATTGTATAAAACAGATGCAATTGAACTGGTGGAGGTGAACAAATGA